Proteins encoded together in one Hevea brasiliensis isolate MT/VB/25A 57/8 chromosome 16, ASM3005281v1, whole genome shotgun sequence window:
- the LOC131174825 gene encoding prefoldin subunit 1-like, which produces MADQSSRTVFLEIQSRLIEHTAKLKQVKNQMRTKEGEKKRAYLTLGELRQQPDDTNTYKSIEINKSVVLNIPRRSSWKSKWLR; this is translated from the exons ATGGCCGATCAGTCCAGTAGAACT GTGTTTTTAGAGATTCAGAGTCGCCTGATCGAACATACTGCCAAATTGAAGCAG GTGAAAAACCAGATGCGAACCAAGGAGGGAGAAAAGAAGCGTGCGTACTTGACATTGGGGGAGTTGCGCCAACAGCCTGACGATACAAATACATACAAATCTATAG AAATAAACAAATCTGTTGTGCTGAACATACCTCGAAGGAGTTCTTGGAAGAGCAAATGGCTGAGGTAG